A single Venturia canescens isolate UGA chromosome 1, ASM1945775v1, whole genome shotgun sequence DNA region contains:
- the LOC122418960 gene encoding anosmin-1, whose protein sequence is MIVSRSKWWWSWWFLVPVCLSSWTKYVEEYDSMGVARCDAKCSDSTRTEQCMDSCLTANYTKPGNCPEENSMSPFEAACIIACANDSQCPDLAKCCPNDCGVTCMRPTGFDDRNDIPSIPENIEIRREKSNLVILSWKVKPSLDSNRNESTVRYLVEERHSLGPRYLESRLSSWSVRHVSNKPHASLRAGLKSGHWYQFRVAAVNVNGSRGYSSPSAAFKTMEPRNPREPRNLSLSGARVQADGKLRILLRWRPPPSDVPIMFYKLFWSRLIHGPANDSILVNHRTVSKEKVCYEVKNLELGCQYFLQVQAVAVYGGRRLASRKASKVFNSTDYKNYADGEGRSRKCERHNQGLRVRRLICQCGGEQIEARLVWPPDPDATSYNVTWTEETCGSLANNEESTKSNQRISGTRTTEKTRLDIKGLRRKCTYTLNVRSVSSPGRRRERDRNRLEDRKIGIEFVTNDCEYRKTKRGERERNSESSRCRRRKARIKRFFH, encoded by the exons TGCATGGACTCCTGCCTAACAGCCAACTACACGAAGCCGGGTAACTGTCCCGAGGAGAATTCGATGTCACCGTTCGAAGCTGCTTGCATCATCGCCTGTGCGAACGACTCGCAGTGTCCCGATCTTGCCAAATGTTGCCCCAACGATTGTGGTGTCACTTGTATGAGACCCACAGGATTCGATGATCGAAACG ATATTCCGTCAATACcggaaaacattgaaatacgACGTGAGAAAAGCAACCTCGTTATTCTCAGTTGGAAGGTTAAACCTTCCCTGGACTCTAACAGGAACGAATCTACCGTTCGGTATCTCGTCGAAGAGCGGCATTCCTTGGGCCCAAGGTATTTGGAGTCGCGACTCAGCTCCTGGTCCGTTCGCCACGTATCGAACAAACCTCACGCTTCTCTCAGAGCTGGACTCAAGAGTGGACACTGGTATCAATTCCGAGTTGCCGCTGTCAACGTCAACGGTTCCCGAGGATACTCGTCACCTTCGGCAGCGTTCAAAACGATGG AACCTAGAAATCCGAGGGAACCGAGAAATCTTTCATTGAGCGGAGCTCGAGTTCAGGCGGATGGAAAACTACGAATACTTTTACGGTGGCGTCCACCACCTTCCGATGTTCCGATCATGTTCTATAAACTCTTCTGGAGCCGATTAATTCATGGACCAGCGAATGACTCGATTCTTGTCAATCATAGAACAGTTTCTAAG gAAAAAGTGTgctatgaagtgaaaaatctcgAGCTCGGCTGTCAGTATTTTCTTCAGGTTCAAGCAGTGGCTGTTTACGGGGGCCGTCGGTTAGCCTCAAGAAAAGCTTCGAAAGTTTTTAACAGTACGGATTATAAGAATTACG CCGACGGTGAGGGACGATCGCGAAAATGTGAAAGACACAATCAAGGACTTCGGGTACGAAGATTAATTTGTCAGTGCGGGGGTGAACAGATCGAGGCTCGCTTAGTTTGGCCACCCGATCCAGATGCCACGAGTTACAACGTTACGTGGACCGAAGAGACGTGCGGTTCTTTAGCGAACAACGAAGAATCCACAAAGTCAAATCAACGAATTTCCGGAACGCGAACTACCGAA AAAACACGTCTGGATATAAAAGGATTGAGAAGAAAGTGCACGTACACGTTAAACGTAAGAAGCGTCTCGAGTCCGGGAAGGCGTCGAGAGCGCGATCGAAATCGGTTGGAAGATCGAAAAATAGGCATCGAATTCGTGACGAACGATTGCGAGTACCGTAAAACGAAACGAGGCGAGAGGGAACGAAATTCAGAATCGTCGCGATGTCGACGAAGAAAAGCGAGGATCAagagattttttcattaa